GAGCAGCGAGTTGGGCTCTTCCTGTCGCCACGCGAGGCTTCCCGATTCTCCATACACACGGAGGTTCAGGCCGTTCTCCTCGTCGATCGCGATCTGACTCGCCCAGAGGACCCCGCGCGCGCCCTCTTCGAGACGAAGCAGCAAGCTCGCATCGTCGTCGAGAGGCCGTCCCTCGACGAATGTCGAAAGCTCGGAAGCGACTTCCAAAATCCGAAGCCCGGTGACGTACTCACAGAGGTGGGCGGCGTGGGTACCGATATCGCCCACACAGCAGCTCGCTCCCGCTCGCCGCGGGTCCGTCCGCCATTCGGCTTGCTTCTGCCCCGTCGATTCGAGCCGAGTCGCAAGCCAGCCCTGGGGATACTCGACCACCACCCGCCGGATCGTTCCGAGCTCCCCCGCTGCCACCCGCGCCCTCGCTTCCTTGACCATCGGGTAGCCCGAGTAGTTGTACGTGACCCCAAAACGGAGGCCGCTCTTCACGACGAGCACTTCGAGCCGTCTGGCCTCATCCAGGCTCATCGCGAGGGGCTTGTCGCAGATGACGTGAAATCCCGACTCGAGCGCCAATCGGGCAACAGGAAAATGTTGATGGTTCGGCGTCACGATGGACACGAGCTCCATCCGCTCGTCCTCGGGTAAATCCTTCTCGTTCTGGAGCATCTCCTCGTACGTGCCGTAGGTGCGACGGACGAGCAGCTCTCTCCCCGAGGCGTGGGAGCGCTCGGGATCCGAGCTGAAAGCGCCACAGACGAGCTCGATCCGCCCGTCGAGCCGCGCCGCCATCCGATGCACCGCACCGATGAAGGCATCCCGGCCCCCGCCGACCATCCCCATGCGGACCTGACGCAAACGACCCCTCCCGGCTCCGGAACGTTATCTCAACCCGAGGGCCGAGTCATCTCTCGGCTCCCCGGTCTTCGTCGGGCGGAACCGCCGGCTGCACGTATCCG
Above is a genomic segment from Vicinamibacteria bacterium containing:
- a CDS encoding Gfo/Idh/MocA family oxidoreductase gives rise to the protein MGMVGGGRDAFIGAVHRMAARLDGRIELVCGAFSSDPERSHASGRELLVRRTYGTYEEMLQNEKDLPEDERMELVSIVTPNHQHFPVARLALESGFHVICDKPLAMSLDEARRLEVLVVKSGLRFGVTYNYSGYPMVKEARARVAAGELGTIRRVVVEYPQGWLATRLESTGQKQAEWRTDPRRAGASCCVGDIGTHAAHLCEYVTGLRILEVASELSTFVEGRPLDDDASLLLRLEEGARGVLWASQIAIDEENGLNLRVYGESGSLAWRQEEPNSLL